A genomic segment from Nodularia sphaerocarpa UHCC 0038 encodes:
- the modB gene encoding molybdate ABC transporter permease subunit has translation MDLSPLWISLKTSLLATFITFFLGIWSAYWMLGYRGKAKSLIEGIFVAPLILPPTVVGFLLLLFFGRNGPVGKLMQPLDFSIVFTWYGAAIAATVVAFPIMYKTALGAFEQIDGNLLRVARTLGASESTIFWRISLPLAFPGIVAATSLAFARALGEFGATLMLAGNIPGQTQTIPMAIYFAVEAGAMNEAWFWAIAIMSISLSGIIAVNLWQEKREKRKPQNSQLPQGLTNQEYQICQISNKTDLSGLFVDIKKQLPGFRLQVCFSGDSNTLGFLGGSGAGKSMILRCIAGIETPTKGRIVLNGRVLFDSEQRINLPSRDRRIGFLMQNYALFPHLTVMQNIAFGLPQGLSTLAIKQQVQAQLLAVQLEGLENRYPHQLSGGQQQRVALARALAIKPEALLLDEPFSALDTYLRHQLQEQLIETLSTYPGVTLFVTHNLEEAYEVCQQLLVMSQGQIIANDDKQNIFDHPNTYTVAQLTGCKNFSPVKVLSSNEIAALDWDCTLKVMEPLPQSPAYIGIRAHHLSFTSDPNTENTFPCWLVRTRETPHRMTLYLRLHNSLNHSHDYHLQAEVFKEKWANIKDKPFPWYVRLDMNKLFLMQQ, from the coding sequence ATGGATTTATCTCCTCTTTGGATATCACTAAAAACTTCTTTATTAGCCACATTTATTACCTTTTTTTTAGGGATTTGGTCAGCTTACTGGATGTTAGGATATCGAGGTAAAGCCAAATCATTAATTGAAGGAATTTTTGTCGCTCCTTTGATTTTACCGCCTACAGTTGTGGGATTTTTACTACTGTTATTTTTTGGGAGGAATGGCCCTGTAGGTAAACTCATGCAGCCTTTAGATTTTAGCATTGTCTTTACCTGGTATGGTGCAGCGATCGCCGCGACAGTGGTAGCATTTCCTATAATGTATAAAACAGCCTTGGGAGCCTTTGAACAAATTGATGGAAATCTTTTACGCGTAGCCAGAACCCTTGGTGCATCAGAATCAACCATCTTTTGGCGGATTAGTTTACCCTTAGCATTTCCCGGAATTGTTGCAGCCACAAGTTTAGCTTTTGCGCGGGCTTTGGGTGAATTTGGAGCTACGTTAATGTTAGCTGGTAATATCCCCGGACAAACTCAAACCATCCCGATGGCAATTTATTTTGCTGTAGAAGCTGGCGCGATGAATGAAGCTTGGTTTTGGGCGATCGCCATCATGAGTATTTCTTTATCTGGGATTATAGCAGTTAACCTTTGGCAAGAAAAACGGGAAAAGCGAAAACCACAAAATTCCCAATTACCCCAAGGACTAACAAATCAAGAATACCAGATATGTCAAATTTCTAATAAAACTGATTTATCAGGATTATTCGTAGATATAAAAAAACAACTTCCAGGCTTTAGATTGCAGGTATGTTTTAGCGGCGATAGTAATACCTTGGGATTTTTGGGAGGTTCTGGTGCTGGTAAAAGTATGATTTTGCGCTGCATTGCTGGCATCGAAACACCCACAAAAGGACGTATTGTTTTAAATGGGCGAGTGTTATTTGATTCTGAACAAAGAATTAATTTGCCTTCACGCGATCGCCGCATTGGTTTCTTAATGCAGAATTATGCTTTATTCCCACATCTGACTGTCATGCAAAATATCGCCTTTGGCTTACCTCAAGGCTTATCAACATTAGCAATTAAGCAACAGGTACAGGCGCAACTTCTAGCAGTGCAGTTAGAAGGATTAGAAAATCGCTATCCTCATCAACTTTCGGGAGGACAGCAACAAAGAGTAGCCTTAGCTAGAGCTTTAGCAATTAAACCAGAAGCATTACTATTAGATGAACCATTTTCAGCCCTGGATACATATCTGCGCCACCAATTACAAGAACAATTAATTGAAACCCTCAGCACATATCCAGGAGTGACACTATTTGTTACCCATAATTTAGAAGAAGCTTATGAAGTCTGTCAACAATTGTTGGTCATGTCCCAAGGACAAATTATTGCTAACGATGATAAACAAAATATTTTCGACCATCCCAATACTTACACTGTTGCACAGTTAACAGGTTGCAAAAACTTTTCCCCAGTAAAAGTATTATCTTCTAATGAAATAGCAGCTTTAGATTGGGACTGCACCCTAAAAGTGATGGAACCTTTACCCCAGTCACCAGCTTATATAGGCATTCGCGCCCATCATCTCAGCTTTACAAGCGACCCAAATACAGAGAATACCTTTCCCTGTTGGTTAGTCAGAACAAGGGAAACACCGCACCGGATGACGTTGTATTTACGACTGCATAATTCATTAAATCACAGTCATGATTACCACCTACAGGCAGAAGTATTTAAAGAAAAATGGGCGAATATCAAAGACAAGCCTTTCCCTTGGTATGTGCGTTTAGATATGAATAAACTATTTTTAATGCAACAGTAG
- the modA gene encoding molybdate ABC transporter substrate-binding protein → MNKKQMFALIGIAVTSCFLAVALPLITPTPLVAQSNANLLVSAAASLKDALEEIQPLYQQSQPKVNIRYNFGASGALQQQIEQGAPADIFISAARRQVDALEQKGLLVPGTRTNLATNRLVLIVPNNTTGINSFFNLTDARIKRIAVGEPRSVPAGQYADQVFKKLGIFDKIKSKLVLANNVRQVLAAVESGNADAGLVYATDAKISQKVKVVVAADEKYHSAIVYPMAVIKSSKNIPTAKEFVEFLSSNQAKTILKKYGFIVN, encoded by the coding sequence ATGAATAAAAAACAGATGTTTGCCTTGATTGGTATCGCAGTTACTAGCTGTTTCTTAGCCGTCGCCTTACCCTTAATTACTCCCACTCCCTTAGTAGCACAGTCAAACGCCAATTTATTGGTATCTGCGGCTGCTAGTTTAAAAGATGCACTAGAAGAAATTCAGCCCCTTTACCAACAAAGTCAACCAAAGGTCAATATTAGATATAACTTTGGGGCTTCTGGAGCATTACAACAACAAATTGAGCAGGGTGCGCCAGCAGATATCTTTATTTCCGCCGCTAGAAGACAAGTAGATGCATTAGAGCAAAAAGGACTTTTAGTTCCAGGTACTCGTACCAACCTAGCAACTAACCGCTTAGTCTTGATTGTGCCGAATAACACTACAGGCATTAATAGCTTTTTCAATTTAACAGATGCCAGAATTAAGAGAATTGCTGTAGGAGAACCCAGAAGCGTACCCGCAGGACAATATGCCGACCAAGTATTCAAGAAATTGGGAATTTTTGATAAAATAAAATCTAAATTAGTTTTGGCTAACAATGTGCGTCAAGTTTTAGCAGCAGTAGAAAGTGGTAACGCCGATGCGGGCTTAGTTTACGCCACAGATGCCAAAATATCCCAGAAAGTTAAAGTTGTAGTTGCTGCTGATGAAAAATATCACTCTGCAATTGTTTATCCAATGGCAGTAATTAAAAGCAGTAAAAATATTCCTACTGCCAAAGAATTTGTCGAATTTTTATCTAGTAATCAAGCCAAAACAATCCTCAAAAAATACGGTTTTATTGTGAATTAA
- a CDS encoding sulfite exporter TauE/SafE family protein — translation MKQNNSSAQVRRFQLSFLYSVPIGILGGLIGLGGAEFRLPVLASILGYSAQQAVPVNLAVSLISIAASLAIRGSLLSFDLVIPLLPVILSLIAGAVITAFFGATMASRLSNEQLERIILWLLVIIGIALIIEAFLPQEIPALLPASWNIPAGILFGLAIGLVSSLLGVAGGEVIIPTLVFAFGVDIRTAGTASLLISFPTVLVGVIKYASRGAFRDSEALRRNRTIWKNTVAPMGVGSIIGAIIGGMLVGIIPVPILKIILGVILNISAFRVFHKAKSHAA, via the coding sequence ATGAAACAGAATAATTCCTCTGCACAAGTACGCCGTTTCCAATTATCCTTTCTTTACTCAGTACCCATCGGGATATTAGGAGGGCTAATTGGCTTGGGAGGTGCAGAATTTCGCCTACCAGTGCTAGCCAGCATATTGGGCTATTCAGCACAGCAAGCCGTACCTGTAAATCTTGCAGTGAGCTTGATATCAATTGCTGCATCCTTAGCAATTCGAGGTAGCCTGCTTTCCTTCGATTTAGTAATTCCTTTGCTACCAGTCATCCTTTCGTTAATTGCTGGAGCAGTCATTACAGCCTTTTTTGGGGCGACAATGGCCAGCAGACTTTCCAACGAACAGCTAGAGCGAATTATTCTCTGGCTATTGGTAATCATTGGTATCGCCTTGATAATTGAGGCTTTTCTCCCCCAAGAAATACCAGCCTTGCTACCTGCATCCTGGAACATACCCGCAGGTATTCTGTTTGGGTTAGCTATTGGATTAGTTAGCAGTTTACTGGGGGTTGCTGGGGGTGAAGTGATTATTCCTACCTTAGTTTTTGCCTTTGGTGTAGATATTCGCACAGCCGGCACAGCTAGCCTATTGATTAGCTTCCCCACTGTGCTAGTTGGGGTAATTAAATATGCCAGTAGAGGCGCTTTTCGCGATAGCGAAGCGCTCCGTAGGAATCGCACAATCTGGAAAAATACCGTCGCCCCGATGGGGGTTGGCTCAATTATTGGAGCCATCATTGGGGGAATGCTGGTGGGTATTATTCCCGTACCCATACTGAAAATCATCTTAGGGGTAATTTTAAATATCTCTGCATTTCGGGTATTTCACAAAGCGAAATCTCATGCCGCCTAA